From the genome of Deinococcus malanensis:
TCGGGAGCCGTTAGTACCTTCTCATATCGACAAAGGTCAAGCACTTCTGTCGCTTTTGCAGTCATGGTGAACTGATGCGCATCTCACGGAGGCTCACATGCACGGAAACATGAAACTCGGGATCGTCGCTTTGACCAGTGTTCTTCTTCTCGCCTCTTGCGGTGGCGGTGAGACCACCACACCAACACCCGTCGCGCCCAGCGTCGGTAGTGTAGGCGTTCAGAACCCCAACGGATACACCGTGGTCGTCAAGGACGCCAACGGTACCGTTATTCCTTCCAGCAACTACAACAGCCTGGCTCCTGGCACCTACTCGGTGACCTACAGCAAGGAAGGCTTTGTCAGCCAGACCGTTCCGTTCACGGTGACCGCCGGTCAGAGCGTCTCCCTGGTTGCGCCCATGCTGCAGGCCGTTCCTGCCGGCAACGGTGCGTTCTACCTGGACGCCAACGGCAGGGTCGTGCAGATCACGCGCGAGGACCTGAACAACGCCGGTACGCGCTTCGTGTTCTACGCATGGATGGAAAACGAGACCGGCGGATTCAACCCCGCCAACGCAGGGACCACCACTGACCCCGGCGCCCCGACCGCTGGTGAAATGAACGAAGTTGCACCTCTGAATACCCAGAACGTGGCCGCTGGCTACGTGGGCTTCAGGGCTCCGGACGGCCGCGTGTACCCCATCGTCGGTGCAAACGTGCGCTGGGACATTCTGGAGCAGGCAGGCAACGTCCGCTTCGCTGCTGCCGATGACGGCGGGCAGCCCTCCGGCGCCCCGGTGACCTCTCAGGACATCAACGACAACGCCCTGAGCGCCAACACCTACACCAACAGCGCCACCGGCAACAACGCCCGCTTCCCCAGCAGCGCAGAGTTCCCGCTGTACAACGTCACGGGCATCAACACCCCCGACACCAACGGGTTTACCTGGACCGCGCTGAATCACGATCCCAACGTCACCACCCGCGCCACTGCCCGCGTCCGCGCCGTGGCTTACGTCAACGGCACTGAAATTACCAAGCGCTTCCTGGACAAGACGTTCGCTCCAAGTGCCCGTCTGACCATCACCAAGACCCCGGAAGCACACCAGGCTGGGCTGAACCAGGCCCGTGAATTCACCATTACGGTGGCCAACACCGGCGCCGGTGCAGCAACCGGAATTCGCCTCAATGACGTGCTGCGCACAGGTGACGCTGGAGCGTACAGCATCACTGCGCCCACCGGCGGCACGGCCAACGCCAACGACGGCTTTGACGCCACCTTTGACCTGGCACCGGGAGCCACCCGCAGCTTCACCTTCCCGGCTCAGGCGAGCGCCGTCGGTGTCTACTGTGACGTTGCGTCGATTGTCAGCTACACCAACGGCGAGTTCGGGATGGTCACGCCCAACGCCCTGCAGGACGAAGCCTGCCTCACAGTGACGGCCCCGAACCTTAACATCACCAAGAGCCTCGTGGACGCCAACGGCACGCCCATCGCCGATGGCATCACGGTCGCTCCGAATACCCCGGTGTTTGCCCGGATCACCATCACCAACAACGGCAACGCGGCCGCCACGAACGTGGTTGTCACCGACGCCCTGGCCAACAACACGAACGCCGCCAACTACGGCATCCAGGGTCAGGTGACGACCGCACCGCAGACCGTCGCCACCACCATGGCTGGCAACGACGGCTTCACCACGGCTCCCTTCACCCTGGCAGCCGGCGCCACCCAGACCTTCACCTTTGCCGCCACCGGCACCGTCGACGGCACCTACTGCGACCAGGGAACCATGACGGCCACCAGCAACAACGGTGCAGCCATCGGACCTGTCGCCTCGCAGATTCCGTGCTTTAAGGTCGCTTCGCCGCAACTGGCGATCACCAAGGTCAACACCCAGGCGCCCAACCAGCCGCCTATCAACTCCCTGACCCCCGGCAGCAGCTACAACAGCACCATCACGGTGACCAACTCCGGCTCCGCCACCGCGACCGCCGTGGCCGTGCGGGACGTGCTGGGCAGCCTGACCGGCGGCAGCACCTTCATGAACTTCGGCTCCGGCAACTACACCGTCAGCGGCACTGCCCAGACCGGCAGCGTGTCGTTCGACACAGCCAGTCGCACGGTCAGCACGGTCCCTGCGACCATCAACCTGGCACCTGGCCAGACCCTGACCCTGAACATCACGAGCACGGTTCCCCAGGGCGCCCCACGCGGCGAGTACTGTGACACTGGCTCTTACAGCAGCACCAACGGCGGCACCGGTCAGGCTCAGGCTTGCGTGACGGTGACCTCGTTCATCGCCGAGCAGACCCAGCTGGTCGATACCACTGACCCGATTCGCCCTGGTAACACCACAGGTACCATTGTCGCCAGCAACGCCAGCGTTGAACCGGCCAGCAATGAAGGTGCCACGAACAACGTGCTTATCTACAACTACGGCGTCCTTGACCCCGTCCAGACGACGGCAGGGGTATTCAACTACAGCAATACTCAGGTCTACTATGATCCCACTCCGGTGCGTAACCCCACGACCGGCGCCATTACCAGCGACTTCACGAACGCTTCCTCGACCCTGGTCACGAATTACACCACGACGGCCAGCGGCACCGGCCAGCAGACCATCACCTTCGACCCGACCTTCCGTGTCGCTCCTGGCGCTGTGATCTACGTGCGTACCCAGGTCACCGCACCCGCTGGCACCGCAGAAGGCCAGTACTTCCAGACCTACCGCTGGAACAACACGGCCGAGAGCAGTGGCCGGGCGCTGACGAACTACAAGACGGAGTCCACCACCGTCGTTCCCTGAAGCTGACCACCCGCCTTCAGTATCAGAAACCGTTCCGGGAGTGCTGCCTTCAAGCGGCACTCCTCTTGGATTGACATGAATGAGGCCATGATTATTATCAGTCGGGAACCGGACAGGCCGGAGCTCACGCCGCTGGTCGGTGCCGCACGGGAGGAAAATTTTGATATCGCCTTCTCCCACCCTGGAAAGTCTGCTCTGCCTGGCCTGGAAGAAGCGCAGCGCCACGTCCTGCTGTTCGATCATCTCCCTCCACCGGGTCCCGACTCTCAGCGTCACCCCTGCTGCCTGGGCATAGCCGTCGTGACCGAAGCCACGCCTTCGGCCCTGAGTCAAGCTCTGGACTGCGGAGGGGATGACGCTTTTGACGTGGCGATCCACCCACTGGAATTTCAGGCCCGGCTGCGCAGGTTCCGCCACAGGCGTTCAAGGGCTTGTGCAGAGTTTGGCGATTTTTTCTCGACACCGTCAGCCGACTTCTGTGGCACCGCAAGGAGCCAGTCGCCTTGCACGAGTTCGAAGTT
Proteins encoded in this window:
- a CDS encoding DUF11 domain-containing protein → MHGNMKLGIVALTSVLLLASCGGGETTTPTPVAPSVGSVGVQNPNGYTVVVKDANGTVIPSSNYNSLAPGTYSVTYSKEGFVSQTVPFTVTAGQSVSLVAPMLQAVPAGNGAFYLDANGRVVQITREDLNNAGTRFVFYAWMENETGGFNPANAGTTTDPGAPTAGEMNEVAPLNTQNVAAGYVGFRAPDGRVYPIVGANVRWDILEQAGNVRFAAADDGGQPSGAPVTSQDINDNALSANTYTNSATGNNARFPSSAEFPLYNVTGINTPDTNGFTWTALNHDPNVTTRATARVRAVAYVNGTEITKRFLDKTFAPSARLTITKTPEAHQAGLNQAREFTITVANTGAGAATGIRLNDVLRTGDAGAYSITAPTGGTANANDGFDATFDLAPGATRSFTFPAQASAVGVYCDVASIVSYTNGEFGMVTPNALQDEACLTVTAPNLNITKSLVDANGTPIADGITVAPNTPVFARITITNNGNAAATNVVVTDALANNTNAANYGIQGQVTTAPQTVATTMAGNDGFTTAPFTLAAGATQTFTFAATGTVDGTYCDQGTMTATSNNGAAIGPVASQIPCFKVASPQLAITKVNTQAPNQPPINSLTPGSSYNSTITVTNSGSATATAVAVRDVLGSLTGGSTFMNFGSGNYTVSGTAQTGSVSFDTASRTVSTVPATINLAPGQTLTLNITSTVPQGAPRGEYCDTGSYSSTNGGTGQAQACVTVTSFIAEQTQLVDTTDPIRPGNTTGTIVASNASVEPASNEGATNNVLIYNYGVLDPVQTTAGVFNYSNTQVYYDPTPVRNPTTGAITSDFTNASSTLVTNYTTTASGTGQQTITFDPTFRVAPGAVIYVRTQVTAPAGTAEGQYFQTYRWNNTAESSGRALTNYKTESTTVVP